In Miscanthus floridulus cultivar M001 chromosome 5, ASM1932011v1, whole genome shotgun sequence, one genomic interval encodes:
- the LOC136454375 gene encoding uncharacterized protein codes for MPYNPCLLCTFNCHINVEACGSIKSVKYLFKYIYKGHDRASVVMRETDKADEKGNIDEIKQYRDARWVTPLEALWMIYGFDLSKNHPPVQQLQLHLPDMHMVVFHKWDKVERIVNRPGVEESMLTAYFDANRHHEEARGILYRDFPEHFT; via the coding sequence ATGCCTTACAACCCTTGCCTGCTATGTACCTTCAACTGCCATATCAATGTTGAGGCCTGTGGGAGCATTAAATCAGTAAAGTATCTATTCAAATACATATACAAGGGACATGACAGGGCATCAGTGGTGATGAGGGAGACCGACAAAGCAGACGAGAAAGGGAacattgatgagatcaagcagtatAGAGATGCCCGGTGGGTGACGCCTCTAGAAGCACTATGGATGATATATGGCTTTGACTTGAGCAAGAACCATCCACCAGTACAGCAGCTGCAGCTTCATCTACCTGACATGCACATGGTGGTATTTCATAAATGGGATAAGGTCGAACGGATCGTTAATAGGCCAGGTGTAGAAGAGTCAATGTTGACAGCATACTTTGATGCAAACAGGCATCATGAGGAAGCCCGCGGAATCTTGTATCGGGACTTCCCGGAGCATTTTACCTAG